The DNA segment ACGAAGGGCGAACCAACCTTCGTTCGGACGACGCGGAAATCCCCCGCTTTCTCGATCCCGGAATTCGATGTGACTGGCGTAACGACAACCTTCGCGTCCAGAAACCTGGCGGTCATCAGCCCGAGCAGATCGCCGCGTAGCGGCGCGCCCGTCTCGTCAGCGACAAGCGGCCGGTCACCGTCACCGTCGGCCGAGACAATGGCGTCGAGCTTGTTCGCCCTCGCCCAGGATCTGAGAAGACCTATGGTCTCGGGCGAAACAGCTTCGGTGTCTACTGGGATGAAGCGGTCGGAACGACCGAGCGCAACGACCTCGGCGCCGTAGATCTTCAGGACCTTCCCTAATAAGTCCCGGGCGACCGTCGAATGCTGGTAGAGCCCCACCGTGAGGCCGCTGAGGGCGCCCGGCGGAAGCACGATCACGTTGCGTTTCAGGAAGAGCGTCTCGATTTCGGTTGAGTGGTCCGGCGCTTCTCCGGGAGAACTGCCGACCTCTCCCTTGTTCAGCTCCGCGGCAATCGCCGTGATGTGCATCTCGTCCTGCTTGCCGATCTCGCCGTCGGGCCGGTAGAACTTGATGCCGTTGCGGTCGGCAGGGATGTGCGAGCCCGTAACCATCAGCGAAGCTGCACCAATGTTCAGCCCGTAGAGCGCCAGGGCCGGCGTCGCGACCGGACCGCATGCAAGCGGCCGCAGGCCTTCACGCTTCAGGGCGCCGATGCAGGTCGCGGCAATTCCCGGGCTTGAAGCGCGGAAATCATGGCCGACGAGCACCGGATCGCCCGCCCTGATATCGCCCGCCGCCAATAGATGCCGGACGAATGCCGTCGTATAGAGCGATGCCGTCCGACCTTCGAGATCAACGACAAGCCCGCGAAGACCGCTGGTTCCGAATTTCATTAGGTTCTCGCAAAAAATCCGCGCCGCATCGACGTTCAATCGTCGGAAGCGATAGAGAAAAGCGCAGTAAATTCAGTTCTTTACAGACGAGCGAACCCGTGGCAGCAGCCGGGACACGCTCAGGCATCGTTCGCTGCAAACCGTTTGGCCCGGTCGGTACGCAGCCACCGGGACAGCCGTCTTGAGTTAAGGGTCTCGTCACCGGTCTTTGCCGGGGACTTTGAACTCACTCGCTCCGGATCAAGCATTCTCCATTCGCGTTCGAGTTTGACGAGGAGACCGACGGGATCGAATAGAACCATGTGAAACCCTGGGGACAATATTTCACGCAGATTCAGACAACAGTATTCGACGGAATGCCGGACAATTCGCATCGAATAAATAGCAATATACACATCTCGTAAGAGAAAATATGTGACCTCGGTCACCCTATCGCTCGAATATTCTTCTTCATTTATTTCAAATATTATTCTTCAACTTGGAATCTATTCTTGGAAGAAAACGCAGAACTACAACGCCGCGCGCCTGATCAGACGCGCAAGGGCAGGTGTCAAAACAATGAGCTAAAACGAGCGCGCCGCCGGGGTACGAGGGTGAGCCCGGCCAAGCCTTGCATGAGCGATTGGCGTCGTCGATGTACCCAATGCGCTTCGATCTTCACGGCCGTTTCTGCACTCGTGATAAACGAGGTAAAGCACCCCAAAGAAGTATCCGAGCTGCATCAAAACAAAGCAGCCGCCGGCATATTTGAGCGCAGGCCATATCGAGCCCTCGGAGAAATAAGTGATCAGACCGGTTACGAACGAGGTGAGAGGGATCTGAACGAAGACAGCCGGAGCCGCCATCAACTGGATAAAGCTTTTCAAGACTTCTCCTCACGTGTTGCGGACGATTCCAAGGGAAGCGGAGGTGCGTGGCGCTTCGGCGCGGACTGCCAATCTCCGGACCATCGTCACGGTACCAGTCCTGCATCGACACGATTGCCTTCCCCCGCGCCTCGAAGGACGCGCCATCAAGCAGTTCAATTTTCTGCACTTTGGGCTTTGCGCTTATAAACGTGGATGTAATCCACCAGGAGATATGACGGGTTCGGCGTTTCATCGATCGGCCAGCCTGGGCCGAGGGCAAGATTCACCAGCGGGAAGAAGGCCATATGAAATTCCGGCGGCGTTTCAAAACTCCATATGGACTTGCGGTCCAAATAGAACGTCGACCTGCCTGGCGTGATCTCCACGCCATAGGTGTGGTATTCCTTGCTCAGCACACCATCCTCGACGGTGGTCAGGTGGCCGTCCGTAGTGTGCTGCGCTCCCTCGCCCTGCCTCCAGACATGATAGCCACTGCTGAACTCCCCGGGCGCTCGTCCGTAATACTCGATGACGTCTATCTCGGCCGTGAACTTTGATCGATCAATACCGATGAGCCAGAAAGCCGGCCACACTCCCTTGCCCGGCGGCAGCTTCATCCGTGCTTCGAAATATCCGAACTGCTGAGAAAAGCCCTCGCCCTTTGGGTTCGTAGAAGCCAGGAGTCCGGAGCGCCATTGCCCGTCGGTGCCCTTGCGCGCCTCAATGCGCAAGATGCCTGCATTGACGGTAAACGGAAAGCCGTCCTCCGGATCGTGGAAGCGAGCATCGCCGAAATCGCCGTTCCACGGCGTGTGCGCAATCCAGCGTGAGCGGTTCTCCCCCCAGGCGGAGACGTCCAGCCGGTCGAAATCTTCCGTGAACGTGATCTCAAAGTCATCCAGTTGGATCTGTTCCTGGGCGATGCCCGGTCTGCCCGCCAATCCTATGGCGAATATGCAGGTCAATGAGAGCGTCTTGGCAGATTCTGTGAAGCGCATTTGGTTTTCCTTCACGACAATGGTGGCAAGCATCCTGTCGGCCGGTGAGATCAATTGGCGCCGGCCCGCTGCCCCGCGAACGCCGCGATCGAGGCGTCCGAGCGGCCGAAATGTGCCGACAATTGCTGCTCGATGAATCCAGTCAGACGATTGCGGAAGGTCGCCGACGAGAATTGTGCGGCATGGTCCCGGATGAGGGTCGCGTCCATATCGTCCTCGACCCGCTCAAAGGCCTCGATGGCCTCGAGAATTGCCTCCGGCGTCTGGCGCGCAAAGCGAAATCCGACAGCGGAGGACGAAACAGTCTCGCGCGCCCCGCCGGCATCAAAGGCCAGGACTGGCCGCCCTGATGCCATCGCCTCCACCGGGAGGATGCCAAAATCCTCGACTCCGGGAAACAAGAGTGCGCGGCACCGCGACAGGTGATCGCGCAGGACGGGGAAGGGCTGATGTCCAAGAAATTTGACACTGGGACCGGCGATGGATTTGAGGAAGGCTGCCTGTTCGCCCTCCCCGATCACCACCAACTTCCGGCCAGTCTCACTGCAGGCGCGCACCGCGATATCCGGCCGCTTGTAGGCGGTCAGTTGCCCGGCATAGAGATAGAAGTCGCCCCGTCCACTGCCGATCGTGAAATCGTCAACGGCGACGGGCGGATAAATGACGGTGGCTTCCCGGTCATAAAAGCGTCGGATGCGGTTGGCGACATAGGCGGAGTTGGCCACGAAAGCATCGACCCGCGTCGCAGTCGTCACATCCCAGGCCCGCAATATCGGTGCGGTCGCCGTCATCAACAACCGCCCCGGCCAGGAAAGCCCATGCCGATAGACATGAAACTGATCCCAGATGTAACGCATCGGGGAGTGGCAATAGCATATATGAAGCGCGTCCGCCCGGGTTATGACCCCTTTGGCAGGCCCCGATTCACTCGATAACACCAGATCGTAGTCCTGCAGGTCGAAATGTTCGAGCGCGAAGGGCATCAGCGGTAGCATCTTGGTATAGTGCTTTTGCGCACCGGGTATCTTCTGCAAAAAGGACGTGTGTATGGTGCGTCCCTGCAGAAATGCGCTGAGACGCTTCCGATTGCAGACCAGCGTGAAAATATCGGCGTCGGGGAACATCCTACACAGTTCCTCGACCACCTTTTCGCCGCCGCGCATCGATACGAGCCAATAATGTACAATGGCGACGCGAAGCTTCTTGCCACCGCTTCCGCTGGGAGTATCGGCCGTGCGGGCTTTCACGATCGTCGGTTCGTCGGCCCTGAAGGCTAAAACCTCCGGAAGCGAGGGCGCTAGGTCGAGCATCACGCGAAAACTCCTTCGAGCGGTGTTGTCCAAATTGAGTCGGCTGGGGTGCTTTGCGAAATGAGCCCCTGATACTCGGCCAGGAGGGCATCGCGCCATTCATCGTTCGTCAACGCCAGGCGTGATGACGATCGGAAGGCACGCTCGCTCATTTGGCGAATCTCTTCCTTTGGCATTTCCTGGAAGCGCACCAGCACATCGGAAAAGGCCTTTTCGTCGCCCGTATCGCAGGAGAACGCGATGCCGGCACCGGTCATCTCTTCTGCGAGAAATGCGTCTTTCGACAGGATAACCGGAACGCCGCTACGCGCCGCTTCGATCGCGACCAGACCGAACGGTTCCGGATAGCGCGAAGGCATAACAAGTGCGCGCGCCTTGCGGATGGCGCGGCTGATTTCCGCGTGCGACAACCACCCGAGAGTCCTCACATGGGAGCCGGATTCCGAAACCCTTCCCATCAGCGGGCCATCGCCAATCACACAAAGCCGTGCTCTGGCTCGCTTCGTGGCTGCTACCGCATCTTCGATGCCCTTCTCCTCGTCCAGTCGACCGATGAAGAAGAACTCGTCATTGTCTTCCGCCTTAACGCGTTCGGAAGAAAGCAAAGCGACAGGATTACGAATTGTTTTGGTCCGGCTCGCCGGGTAGCCGGCACGCAGGAAGTAGCTCTGCATCCTCTCGTGAAGAAGAAGGATTCTTCCAAACTTCTCCTGGTCTCGCAAAAGCCGCTGGACATTGGCACCCCGGACAACGCGCCAAAGCTTTTGCGGATAGCTTCGCTTGTCACACGCGGTTGCAAGGCAAGCCACTCCGAGCGGACGATGGGGGCAGATCCTTTGGGCCTGATAATCGAAGTAGGCGCCGTTCGGACAGGCCGTGAAGAAATCATGCGCGTGAACAACACACCGACTCGCAACCGGGACCAGGGAGCCGAAAATTGCCGGCGACAGGATCTTTGACCAGCCATGCACATGATAGGCCGTGTTCGGGGTGTCGTTTGCCCTGACCCAAGCAGATAACATTCGAGCGGCATGGACATTATGGATTCCGGTAAAAACCGCCGTCATTCGCTTGGCGTTCAGCAAATCGCGGCCGCCCAAGGCAACGATGGTAACATCAAGAGCCCGCAGTTCCGCGTTCGCGCCATCGTCGCCGCAAATGTAGGTCACGGGAATACCCAGGTCGCGCAAGAGCCTTGCGGACAACAGGGAAAGGGTCGTTGCCCCGCCGCGCGCCGCAGAGTAGTCGTCGATTATGACCACTCGGTCGAGGCCCACCGCGGCCGAGCGATCGCCGAAGGAGCGTTCCGCAACGGCGTTTGCGCCCGGGGTTCCTCGTTGATCGCGACTATGTGCTTGAGCTTTGGACACGAGAACCTCATTTCACCGAGAACGTGCTGTCGGCGTAATCTTGCAAAGCCTTACGATTAAGGATGCGGATCCGGCCCTGCGCTCCGTCGATGATCTTGCTCTCCCGCAATCGCCGCAGGCACCTGTTGACCTTCTCGCGAGAGGCCGGAAGCGTCGCCGCAAGCTCGTGCTGAGAAATGATCAATTCGTCCCGGGAGTTTGGCGTGTCGTTGGCGTAGACTTTCGAAAGCCGCAACAGTGTGCTTGCCAGTCTTGATTGCAGGCTCGACCCGGCGTTCGAAATGATGCGAAGCTCAAGCTCCGAAACACGCGCCAATGCCTTGAACAGGACCGTTTCCTGAAAATCAGGATCGCTGGCGTATTTCTCGCGCAGCAGCCGTCCTTCGAAGAAGTGAAGTTCGCAGTCCGTAGCAGCGCGATATTCAAGACTCAACGTCTGCTTCCGCAAGACTTCGAGCTCACCAATAATCCCCGCTTTGGGTATGATTTCGACGATGAACTCCCTGCCATCAGGCAACACAGTGCTCGCAATGACCAGGCCGTGCTGCACGCGAGCAAACTTGTCGATGCGGACGCCTGCCATGGCGATAACCTCGCCGCGGCGAAAGGTCCTCACACTCGAGCGACAGAAGGCAAATTCATCGTCCGTGGCCGCGCGGCGCCCACCACCAAGAGGCGGCACAAGCGCCCGACTGACACTGTAATCGCGGATGGGTATGGGGCCGTCCATACGCTTCACTCCTCGAGCAAGATCCCAGGGCGAATGCTGCAGCGCAATATGCGTTAATACATATCATTACTCTACTAGCGCTGGTCAAATCACCCATTGGGATTAGTTTTTTGAGTATCAAACGAATTACATGATGTTTTTTCAGGCAAAAAGCGAATAATATAAGCAGAATGCGGATGAATTATTTGACTACTTTATGAAATAACGGTCATTACTTCATTCAAAGCAAAGACTTATCGAACTGAACCAGGAACAATAGCCATAATATCGCCGAACTTCTGGCAATTTCCCTATCAGAATATTTTGTTAAGCAGTATGACCTTGGTCACATACAGCCTCTTCGCAGTGCAGCAAACTTGCCTCGATTTAGACCGCGAGAGGGACGTGAACGATGGCGAGCAGAGCGCAGAGCCGAGAGGCAGAACGGGCATGGCGCGGTGTTGACGTTTCCGCGCATACTCAGAATTCCAGTGGATCCAGACCTCATCCCCTCGGACGAACCTCCAAACGCGCAGTCGACCTTGTGGTCGCAATAGTCGCCCTGGTCGTTCTCGCTCCGCTTCTTCTTATCGTGGCGATGGTCGTGAAACTTGGTGACGGCGGTCCGGTCCTTTACTCGCATACGCGGGTGGGATTTGGCGGCGCCCCTTTCGGGTGCCTCAAATTCCGCACGATGAAGACGAATGCGAGCGCTCAACTCGCAGAACTGCTGAAGACCGACCCTACCGCCCGGATGGAATGGGAAGCGACCCGGAAGCTGAAGAATGATCCGAGGATTACGGTTGTCGGCGAAATCCTAAGGCGATCGAGCCTTGATGAGCTGCCGCAGCTTATCAACGTCGTGCGCGGGGAAATGAGCCTGGTGGGACCACGACCGGTCACGACCGAGGAACTGCCACGCTACGGAGAGCACGTTCTCACCTATTTTGCCGCCCGTCCCGGCCTGACCGGCCATTGGCAGACGAGCGGTCGCAACGATGTCAGCTATCAGAGCCGCGTATCGCTCGACGTCCACTATGTCCGGACCTGGTCGCTCTGGAGGGACTTCGCCATCATGCTCAAGACCGTTCCGAGCCTGTTTTCGCAGCGCGGGTCATACTAGCGCGCCTCTCAAGACAGCAAAACGAGCGCGCCAAAGCTTCGAAAATTCCAGTGATTGCTGTGGAGACGGATGAGGCAATATGAATTACGTCTATGGCGGTGTTTCCCCGATAGCCCTCCCCGTCTCGAACAGCAGCGCCAATTCGCCGTTGGCCTTGCAGGATGTGTTCTTTTTTCTTCGCGTGCGCTGGCCATGGATCGTCTCTACGATCACAGCCTTCCTCGCCATAGCGATTGTTCACCTCGCGACAGCCAAGCCGACTTTCGTGGCGGATACCCAGCTTCTCGTCATGCTGCCGGCCAACAGCTCCGAGACGCAAAGAGCCTCGGCCGAAGATGCGTTCATCGAAGTGCAGCTGCAGATTGCCGGTTCCAGCGACGTGCTCGCCGCAACAGCATCCGCGCTCGATCTCGCCAGCGACCCGGATTTCGCCGACCAGCCACCGTCGTCCAAGGAAATCGCAAAAGAATGGTTGATGGGCCTTCTTCTCGGACGCGCAGAACCAGACAGCGAGGCGGGCGAAGCCCAGCCGCAAGCGCGGACAGAAGAGCAGAAACGGCTCGATCGGATTATCGTGCGGTTGCGCAGCATGGTGACTTTGCGTCGGAGCGGGCGATCCACCATCCTGCAAATATCGGCGGCAGCATCCAGCCCTGAAAAGGCAGCGAAAATCGCCAACACCGTCGCACAGGAATATATCCGCAAAAACATCCAAATGAACGCTCAGGCGGCGCAACAATACAGCGAATGGCTGGCGAAGTTCGTCATTGAGCAACAGCGCGAATTGAGTGAGGCAGCCAACGCCTTGAGCACGTTCAGGGCCAATCCACGTGACCAGTTCAAGCTTGCCGAATTGCGGAGCGCCGCAGACGCCCGCCGCGCACTCTTCGAAAGTACCCTGACGCGATTTATGGAAGCGAAGCAGCGCATCTCCTATCCGGTCTCCGACGCTACAATCGTTTCCGTGGCGACCCCGCCACTCTCCAAGGAGCGTCCGCGCAGCAGCCTGGTCCTCGCCTTTTCCATCGCCGTCGGGACAGGCGCCGGTTTGATGTTGGCAATGATACGGCACGTCGGCGATCGCCGGATCATCCGCGCCCGGCAGCTCACGCAAGCAGCAGGCCTGAAATCGGTCACGTTGCTGGGACGTCGCTCTGCCTCCTCGCCCCCTGCCGCTGACACAGGCAATGGCGCGGCCACTCTTAGGACGCTGGACGGCATGGGCGAATTGGCCGCGATCGTCGCAGGCTTGCGACGCAGACAACGCATCGTCATCGGAATAGTCGCGGTCAATCCGGGCAACGGGGCGTCGACTATCGCCCGCGACCTTGCAATCCTCACCGCGCTGTCGGGCTCGCAAACTCTTCTTATTGACGCCGCGGCCCCAAATTCCTCGCTGAGTGCGGCAATTGCGCCCCAAGCCCCGATCGGCCTCGTCGATGTGCTCGATGAAGACGAGCTGATGGAGAGGGCGGTGATCTCGCTTGCGCCGACTCTGCAGTTTCTCCCGCTCGGTAAAGTCGGCAGGGTCACCCCAGCCATTCGCATCAGCTCGGGCCGGACCCAATGGAGCTTTGATGCCCTGAAGAAGAAATACGACACGATCCTCGTCGACCTCCCCGCATTCTCCGCTTCCCCGGATGCGAATGCGATAACGCCGGAACTGGACGGAGTCCTGGTGGTGACGGCCTACGGGCGCACCTCTGTCGACGACGCAGTCAGGGCGATCGACAGTATGCGCAACGTCGACGGCGAGATCCTCGGCGCCGTCATCAACAACGCCCCAGCCAGGATGCTGCGATGACAGCGGACTCCGACTGGACGAGAAAGCGAGACAGGCAAGCCATGCGAGAGCGTTTTGACCACTTGCCCCGTCGCGCGGAGTGCGCGCCGCTGCCGTTGCGCGCCACCGTCGGCATCGCTTCGGCTGGCCGCCCCGCGACGCTTCAACAGACGATCCGCTATCTGGCTACGATGCAAGCTCCTCCCGTGCGGACGATCGTATGCGTGCCGGACATGGACGATGCGGGCTCGCTTTCGAGCTCGCCCGGCGTCGAACTCATCGTCGGCCGGCGCGGCCTCACGTGCCAGCGCAACGCGATCATCCGCGCCGCGGCGCCGGATACGGATATTATTGTCTTCCTCGACGACGACTTCGTTCCCGCACCCGACTTTATAGCGCGAATGGCAGCCGTTTTTGCGCGGCAGGACGATGTCGTCATCGCTACCGGCGAAGTCCTGGCTGACGGTATCCTTGGCAAGGGCCTAAGCATGGCCGAGGCGCTCAGCATCATTGAAAGGGCGGCCGAACGGCCGGAACTGGTGACGGACGTCTACAATGCTTACGGCTGCAATATGGTGGTGCGCCTGGCGCCCGTCCTGGAACAGGCACTGACATTTGACGAAGAACTTCCGCTCTATGGCTGGCTGGAAGATGTCGACTTCAGCAGGACCATCGCACGTCACGGGCGATCCGTTAAGGTCGCGGGAGCCCTCGGCGTTCACCTCGGGGTCAAGTCGGGTCGTCAGCCTGGTCTACGGCTTGGTTACTCGCAGGTCGCCAATCCTGCCTACCTGATGCGCAAGGGCACGATGACGAGCGCGCGCGCGATCGCGCAGATCAGTCGCAATATGCTGGCAAACCTTCGCGGCGCGCTGATCGCTGACCGCTCCGTCGATCGGCTTGGCCGCCTGCGCGGCAATATCGTCGCCATGAGAGATCTTCTCGCAGGCAACGCATCTCCTTCGCGCGTCCTGGAATTCAGCAGTAGCTCAAATAAAACGTTGCCATCGACCCCAGCGAACCGGAGCGAGCAGCCGTCATGAAACGACTTTCCTTGTCCGCTCTTCGCCTTTCCAGTGGCCTCGCCATACTTGCCGTCGCCTGGACGGCGCGTTTTGAGGCAGCCCATGCCGAACCCTATACGCTTGTCCCGGAGGACAGGATAAAGTTGCGCATTGTCGAGTGGCGTTCGTCTGAGGAACAATATGCCAGTTGGCAGGCGCTCGAAGGGACCTATGCGGTCGATCATGCGGGCAACCTGTCGATCCCCATCGCGGGCCAGATCACGGCCATCGGCAAGACGACCGAGCAGGTCTCCGACGCCGTTGCGACCGCCTTGACCGAGAAGGCGGCGCTGCCGGGCAAACCCTTTATCGCCGTGGAAATCGCCGAGCATGCGCCGATCTTCATCACCGGCGCCGTTGAGACGCCCGGGCGCTATTCCTTCCAAACGAACATGACAGTGATGAAAGCGGTCAGCGTTGCCGGCGGCTTTCTCCGCCGCGGGGAAACCTACACCCTCGAGCGCAACCGGATCGAAGCCGCCGGCGCCTATCGCACGGCCGCCCTCGTTCAACGCGATCTCCTTGTTCGGAGGGCCCGGCTCAGCGCCGAAATCGCCGGCGAAACGAGCTTCGAGATCCCCGCAGAACTTTCCGGCACGCCAGACATCGACAAGTTGAAGGAGGAAGAGACCAACCTGATGCGACTGAGGCGCATCGAGCTCAAAAGTCGGATCGACGCGGCCGATGACCTTAGCCGTCTTTACAGCCGGGAAATAAAGACGCTTGAGGCAAAGATCACGTCGCAGAAGCGGCAGATCGACCTCGCACAGCGGGAATTCGACAGCGTCAACAACCTCGCCAGCAGAGGCCTGACCGACAATGCGCGGCATTTGTCCGTCGATCGAGGATTGGCGGAGGCCCAGGGCCGGTTGCTCGACCTGGAAATCGCCCTCACCAAGGCTCGCCAGTCGCTGAGCGAAAGCGAGCAGGAAAAGCTCAATATCGTCAACAAGCAAAATGCCGAGAACCAGCAGGAGGTGAATACGATCGACTTGGCAATCCGCAAGTCGGCAATCGACATCCAGGTCGCGCGATTGCTTGGCGAACAAGCCGACTACAGCGCGCAGGTTGCAGGGAGCACACAGGAGGAGGCCGTCGCGCTTGGCGACATCGGCAAAACCTTCAGGATCATGCGCCGCAACGGCGACGGCAGCTATAGCCATATCGATGCCGATGAAACGACGCCCTTGCTTCCGCACGACCTGATCGAGGTCGGCGTCGGCGTGGCCTCGCAAACATCATCCTTGCCGCAGCACGCGCAACCTTCCCCCGCAATGCTCGCAAACATGGCGCAGGAGGGTCCGCCTGTCTCCGAGCCGCTTGAACCGACCAAGAGACGGCCATGACGATAGAAGTGATCGGCTATATCGTCTTCCTGCTTGGTGCGTTCGGCATCGTTCTCGGAGCACGCTTCGCGATCGCCGTCCTTTGCTTGTCGGTGTTGTTCGGCGCCGCCGCCGCCATTCAGCTCCCCTCGCTTGGCGGCAGCAGCATCCAGCCTAGCCATCTTCTTCTATTTTCGCTGATCGCATGTTGCATGCTTCGCCCCCGCCTGATCCAGCAGGCACTGGCGAGCGCCGCTTATCCAGGCCCCGGCTTCTGGTTCGCCGGATACATACTCTTTTCTGTGCTTTCGGCTTTTTTCCTGCCGCGAATCTTCCAGGGCGCGACGCTGGTCTACTCCTCGGCGCGCGGCGCGTCAGGGGTGATGTCGACGATAGCCTCCCCGCTTTCGCCGGGCTCGTCGAACCTGACCCAGGCCGTCTACCTGCTCAGTGATCTCGCCTGCTTTGCCGTGGTCTGTGGCCTCGCGCAACTGGGGCACGCACGCTTCCTGGCCCAAACATTGGTGATGACCGCCGTAACTTGTTTTGCTCTGGCGAGCCTTGATGTGGGGACGTTCATGGCCGGTCAGCCCGAATGGCTCGATTTTATCCGGAACGCCAACTACACGATGCATACGGCCGAAACCATGAGCGGCTTCAAACGTATCGTCGGCTCGTACCCTGAAGCAAGCGCATACGGTTCGGCGGCATTGGCGTACTTCGCATTCACGCTCATGCTTTGGCTGGAGTGTTTTCCAAGTCGGCTGGCCGGTTTTGCCGCCCTGTCGATCGGTGTGACAATCCTCCTGTGCACATCGACGACCGCGTATATCGCCGGTGCGCTTGTTCTCTTGGCCGTGATCGCGTTCAGCCTGAATCAGCTTGTCGCCGGCCGGACGACGACGCGC comes from the Sinorhizobium garamanticum genome and includes:
- a CDS encoding polysaccharide biosynthesis/export family protein; the protein is MKRLSLSALRLSSGLAILAVAWTARFEAAHAEPYTLVPEDRIKLRIVEWRSSEEQYASWQALEGTYAVDHAGNLSIPIAGQITAIGKTTEQVSDAVATALTEKAALPGKPFIAVEIAEHAPIFITGAVETPGRYSFQTNMTVMKAVSVAGGFLRRGETYTLERNRIEAAGAYRTAALVQRDLLVRRARLSAEIAGETSFEIPAELSGTPDIDKLKEEETNLMRLRRIELKSRIDAADDLSRLYSREIKTLEAKITSQKRQIDLAQREFDSVNNLASRGLTDNARHLSVDRGLAEAQGRLLDLEIALTKARQSLSESEQEKLNIVNKQNAENQQEVNTIDLAIRKSAIDIQVARLLGEQADYSAQVAGSTQEEAVALGDIGKTFRIMRRNGDGSYSHIDADETTPLLPHDLIEVGVGVASQTSSLPQHAQPSPAMLANMAQEGPPVSEPLEPTKRRP